A section of the Oryza sativa Japonica Group chromosome 1, ASM3414082v1 genome encodes:
- the LOC4325493 gene encoding uncharacterized protein, with translation MKKKGGSGGGGCLGAPFRALSRACDSACDLYVRGMSGCAGRVPAAMEAVAVGRGFGRPATATATMRLRGLSSRDVDDLVRAASRQRRVAAEPAVGAAKKVGYYREAPAGKKGPFEEAAAAVPAPRKKGAAMGTIAEDAPCEFVADTTLKATPPVRRGASADGLAARAGGFGAIKVGTEAFAR, from the coding sequence atgaagaagaagggcgggagcggcggcggcgggtgcctGGGGGCGCCGTTCCGGGCGCTGTCGCGGGCGTGCGACTCGGCCTGCGACCTCTACGTGCGCGGCATGTCCGGGTGCGCGGGCCgcgtgccggcggcgatggaggccgtCGCGGTCGGCCGCGGGTTCGGCAGGCCGGcgaccgcgacggcgacgatgcgcCTGCGGGGGCTGAGCTCCCGcgacgtcgacgacctcgtccgcgccgcgTCGAGGCAGCGGCGCGTCGCGGCCGAGCCGGCGGTGGGGGCAGCCAAGAAGGTTGGGTATTATCGCGAGGCGCCGGCGGGGAAGAAGGGGCCcttcgaggaggcggcggccgccgtccCGGCGCCGAGGAAGAAGGGCGCGGCGATGGGGACCATCGCCGAGGACGCGCCGTGCGAGTTCGTCGCGGACACCACGCTGAAGGCCACGCCGCCGGTGAGGCGGGGCGCCTCGGCAGACGGCCTAGCGGCGCGCGCCGGCGGGTTTGGCGCCATTAAGGTGGGGACCGAGGCCTTCGCGCGCTAA
- the LOC4325494 gene encoding uncharacterized protein produces MATDPRGRRPRHHAAVNEVLSTLAAANSTLADVQRRLDADFRAAYPDHANPVKLVARLKRIQEEVAAVKGLCRDLLTQKQELIDAMRTSLAVQRSAVQRLLASSGLPPMSEEDAATDANLNQIIDEWTAHVGPDTGDDKDEDTNQIFFAAVV; encoded by the exons ATGGCCACGGATCCGAGAGGTCGGCGGCCGCGGCACCACGCGGCGGTGAACGAAGTGCTCTcgacgctcgccgccgccaacagcACCCTCGCCGACGTGCAGCGCCGCCTCGACGCCGACTTCCGCGCCGCCTACCCGGATCAC gcgaATCCGGTGAAGCTGGTGGCGCGGCTGAAGCGGATCCAGGAAGAGGTAGCGGCGGTCAAGGGACTCTGCCGCGATCTGCTCACCCAGAAGCAG GAGTTGATCGACGCAATGCGGACAAGCCTCGCGGTGCAGCGCAGCGCCGTGCAGCGGCtgctcgcctcctccgggcTGCCCCCCATGTCCGAAGAggacgccgccaccgacgccaaTCTCAACCAG ATCATCGATGAGTGGACGGCGCATGTTGGGCCAGACACAG GAGATGACAAGGATGAGGATACCAACCAAATCTTCTTCGCCGCTGTCGTTTAG